From the Billgrantia sulfidoxydans genome, one window contains:
- a CDS encoding thiazole synthase — translation MTDFFQDQPLRIAGHAFASRLLVGTGKYQDFDETAEAIAASGAEVVTFAVRRTNLGQEAGPNLLDVVPPERFTLLPNTAGCYTAKDAVRTCKLARELLDGHKLVKLEVLGDDSTLYPNVVETLKAAEELLKDGFDVMVYTSDDPIVAKELERLGCCAIMPLGSLIGSGHGIQNPHNIRLIIDQAQVPVLVDAGIGTASDAAMAMELGCDGVLMNSAIAHARQPVLMASAMKKAVEAGREAFLAGRMPRRQTAEPSSPFAGRING, via the coding sequence ATGACAGACTTCTTCCAGGACCAGCCGCTGCGGATTGCCGGCCACGCCTTCGCCTCGCGCCTGCTGGTCGGCACCGGCAAGTACCAGGACTTCGACGAGACCGCCGAGGCCATCGCCGCCTCAGGCGCCGAGGTCGTCACCTTCGCCGTGCGCCGCACCAATCTCGGCCAGGAAGCCGGTCCCAACCTGCTCGACGTGGTACCGCCGGAGCGCTTCACCCTGTTGCCCAATACCGCCGGCTGCTATACCGCCAAGGACGCCGTGCGCACCTGCAAGCTGGCGCGCGAGCTGCTCGACGGCCACAAGCTGGTCAAGCTCGAGGTGCTGGGCGACGACTCGACCCTCTATCCCAACGTGGTCGAAACCCTCAAGGCGGCGGAGGAGCTGCTCAAGGACGGCTTCGACGTGATGGTCTACACCAGCGACGACCCCATCGTGGCCAAGGAGCTCGAGCGCCTGGGCTGCTGCGCGATCATGCCGCTGGGCTCGCTGATCGGCTCCGGTCACGGCATCCAGAACCCGCACAACATCCGCCTGATCATCGACCAGGCGCAGGTGCCAGTGCTGGTGGATGCCGGGATCGGCACCGCCTCTGACGCCGCCATGGCCATGGAGCTGGGCTGCGACGGCGTGCTGATGAACTCGGCCATCGCCCACGCCCGCCAGCCGGTGCTGATGGCCAGCGCCATGAAGAAGGCCGTCGAGGCCGGGCGCGAGGCCTTCCTCGCCGGACGCATGCCGCGTCGCCAGACCGCCGAGCCTTCCTCGCCCTTTGCCGGCCGCATCAACGGCTGA
- the thiS gene encoding sulfur carrier protein ThiS gives MQIQLNGEARDLAPGLTLAQLIDSLGLSGRRIAVERNEEIVPKSEHDTTSLTDGDRIEIVHAIGGG, from the coding sequence ATGCAGATTCAGCTCAACGGTGAGGCCCGAGACCTAGCCCCCGGTCTCACGCTGGCGCAGTTGATCGACAGCCTTGGTCTGAGCGGGCGGCGTATCGCCGTCGAGCGCAACGAGGAGATCGTGCCCAAGAGCGAGCACGACACCACCTCCCTGACCGACGGCGACCGCATCGAGATCGTCCACGCCATCGGCGGTGGCTGA